One region of Glutamicibacter sp. B1 genomic DNA includes:
- a CDS encoding tyrosine-protein phosphatase — MHNPTTLSLDGLVNFRDLGGITTAHGTIRPGVLFRSESVSDLSATGRQDLASGSIRTVIDLRSEAEVQRAPGLATDSLTPRLVALPLLDGAMPTSVTQLPTLETIYQQLVTESGAAFARAAGTVADAEGGVLIHCTAGKDRTGLAVALTLLAVGADLDQVRADYIVSSQHLAGAWAERMLAGARAHGVEIPDTEAARELIFGTSQNAFDAAMDRVYEGFGSAQGYLLRHGLLDDQLERLAVRLVES; from the coding sequence ATGCATAATCCAACCACCCTTTCACTCGACGGCCTGGTCAATTTCCGCGACCTGGGCGGAATCACCACCGCACACGGTACGATCCGTCCCGGGGTACTCTTCCGCTCGGAATCAGTCTCCGACCTGAGTGCGACTGGCCGACAGGACCTTGCCTCGGGAAGTATCCGCACGGTCATCGACCTGCGCAGCGAAGCAGAAGTGCAGCGAGCTCCTGGCCTGGCTACCGATTCACTGACCCCGCGCCTGGTCGCCCTGCCGTTGCTCGACGGCGCGATGCCCACTTCAGTAACGCAGTTGCCAACGCTTGAAACCATCTATCAGCAGCTCGTGACCGAGAGCGGCGCGGCGTTCGCCCGGGCTGCAGGCACCGTCGCGGATGCCGAAGGCGGGGTGCTGATCCACTGCACCGCGGGCAAGGACCGGACCGGACTGGCCGTCGCGCTCACCCTACTGGCCGTTGGCGCCGACCTAGATCAGGTGCGAGCCGATTACATTGTCTCCAGTCAGCATCTTGCCGGTGCCTGGGCAGAGCGAATGCTTGCCGGGGCTCGCGCCCACGGTGTGGAAATCCCGGACACCGAAGCGGCCCGCGAGCTGATCTTCGGGACCTCCCAAAACGCTTTCGACGCGGCCATGGATCGGGTTTACGAGGGCTTCGGCTCGGCCCAGGGCTATCTGCTGAGACACGGATTGTTAGATGACCAGCTGGAGCGCTTGGCTGTACGACTGGTGGAAAGCTAA
- a CDS encoding glycoside hydrolase family 3 protein encodes MTSWSAWLYDWWKAKHNDTMKTSTNVETIEHLVQRMTLAEKAGALLAARIMLNPDGSVWEGREDQSPWGFTPTRELIVERMIGHVGLMNTPSVRALAQWNVALQDLAAQTRLGIPVSVGADPTHGRARNAQVSQSGAGFSEITEPIGLAATADPDLVEDTARMMARELRAVGIHIAVHPMADLATEPRWARVSGTFGESPELAAEMTAAFVRGLQSGGAQDRVLATAKHFPGGGPQRDGWDSHFEKGSNTVYPGGRFDGHLEPFAAAIREGVAMMMPGYAAPVGTGFEEVGFAFQHGIITELLREQMGFDGVVVTDFNIVTGMRVPKLGLELPVRAWGMLDVPPVERVGMLFAAGVDQLGGEDDPSLILQAVERGLVTEERLDLSVARVLRDKQRLGLLDGLLGEPAEDSNENISVSGLIGGVLPAEQIGQVVATAENLALARKVQAASVIALAGAPLQLPARPKLYVEGIDPEVAARFGEVVEDPRLADAAILRIDAPYDVLPPGSMEAHFHQGTLEFSADTIVHITEIASIVPTVLDVFLERAAVLTPFTELPLAALFGTFGVSDEVLLDAATGAANVSGKLPFDIPRSDAAVRAAREDVPFDTEDPVYRFGHGLSW; translated from the coding sequence ATGACCAGCTGGAGCGCTTGGCTGTACGACTGGTGGAAAGCTAAACACAACGACACCATGAAGACAAGTACCAATGTAGAAACCATTGAACACCTCGTACAGCGCATGACCCTGGCCGAAAAGGCCGGCGCCCTGCTCGCCGCACGGATCATGCTGAACCCCGACGGGAGTGTCTGGGAAGGCCGGGAGGATCAGTCCCCGTGGGGATTCACCCCGACACGCGAGTTGATCGTTGAACGCATGATCGGCCACGTCGGCCTGATGAATACCCCCAGCGTGCGCGCACTGGCTCAATGGAACGTCGCGCTGCAGGATCTGGCGGCGCAGACCCGGCTGGGCATCCCGGTCTCGGTCGGTGCCGACCCTACCCATGGCCGGGCGCGCAACGCGCAGGTCAGCCAGTCCGGGGCAGGGTTCAGTGAAATCACCGAACCGATCGGCCTGGCTGCGACGGCCGACCCCGACTTGGTGGAGGACACCGCGCGCATGATGGCCCGCGAGTTGCGGGCCGTAGGCATCCACATTGCGGTGCATCCCATGGCAGACCTGGCCACCGAACCGCGGTGGGCGCGGGTCTCCGGGACCTTTGGCGAAAGCCCCGAACTGGCCGCCGAAATGACTGCAGCCTTCGTGCGCGGGTTGCAATCCGGCGGCGCACAGGATCGCGTGCTTGCCACGGCGAAGCACTTCCCGGGCGGCGGACCACAGCGCGATGGCTGGGATTCGCACTTCGAAAAGGGGAGCAACACCGTGTATCCCGGCGGCCGGTTCGACGGCCACCTGGAACCGTTCGCCGCGGCGATTCGGGAAGGCGTGGCCATGATGATGCCCGGGTATGCCGCACCTGTGGGTACCGGTTTTGAGGAGGTTGGCTTCGCGTTCCAGCACGGCATCATCACCGAGCTGTTACGAGAACAGATGGGCTTCGACGGGGTGGTGGTCACCGACTTCAACATCGTCACCGGAATGCGCGTGCCGAAGCTCGGCCTTGAACTGCCGGTGCGTGCGTGGGGAATGCTCGACGTGCCGCCCGTGGAACGTGTCGGCATGCTCTTCGCCGCCGGGGTCGACCAGCTGGGCGGGGAAGATGACCCGTCGCTGATCCTGCAGGCGGTGGAGCGTGGGCTGGTCACCGAGGAACGTTTGGATCTATCGGTGGCGCGGGTGCTGCGTGATAAGCAGCGCCTGGGTCTGCTTGATGGGTTGCTCGGCGAACCTGCCGAAGACTCGAATGAGAACATCAGCGTGAGTGGACTGATTGGTGGCGTGCTGCCAGCAGAGCAGATCGGTCAGGTAGTTGCGACGGCAGAGAACTTGGCGCTGGCCCGCAAGGTGCAGGCTGCCTCCGTCATCGCGCTGGCCGGAGCGCCGCTGCAATTGCCGGCCCGGCCGAAGCTCTACGTTGAGGGCATCGATCCAGAGGTGGCGGCCCGGTTCGGCGAGGTGGTTGAAGATCCGCGACTGGCGGACGCTGCGATCCTGCGCATTGATGCGCCCTACGATGTACTTCCGCCAGGGTCGATGGAAGCGCACTTCCACCAGGGAACACTGGAATTTTCGGCCGATACCATCGTGCATATCACCGAGATTGCCTCCATTGTGCCGACCGTTCTTGATGTGTTCTTAGAGCGCGCGGCGGTGCTGACACCCTTCACCGAACTGCCGTTGGCGGCGTTGTTCGGGACGTTTGGGGTGTCGGACGAGGTGCTGCTGGACGCGGCCACCGGCGCCGCCAATGTGTCAGGCAAACTGCCCTTTGATATTCCGCGCTCGGATGCGGCGGTCCGCGCTGCGCGGGAGGACGTGCCCTTCGATACCGAAGACCCGGTGTACCGCTTCGGGCATGGACTGAGCTGGTAG